In the genome of Arctopsyche grandis isolate Sample6627 chromosome 13, ASM5162203v2, whole genome shotgun sequence, the window acatacgtcttttatacttcacttacgattacaattcaggaaaaaatttgcctcttatccaatcgttttcatactttgccatattgctcattttggtcatcaatataagtaaatgtattacgatggagaaaaaatatcgttttagacgcgtttgaaattttaatttctgaaaagtacctaacttttatccagtttttagttttaaacatagatggcggtagtaaatagtattttacttgcggcccgaacttcatttttaatttcaaatgcgGCCCTTCATTCGAAAAGTTTGCCCAGAcctgctatatataatataatagtatgtaatttattaaatttaataattttaaaaatattcaaaaagttGTCATTGTGTTTGATTACTTTgacataactatgtatatacatatgtagctatgtatgtacatatgtctatttAGGTGATGTTCATACCATTATCAGAAATAAAATCTGCATTAGATTATTATCATCGCGTAgttgattacatatgtatacatatctggTAGTCTGCATTATATTCACTCGTATGCATTATCATAATATTCATAGACTAGCCCTTAATCTGTGTAAAAGACTATACTTTTACGCCCCCAATAGATTATATTATCGCATCTTTCTATATCATTCAAACATTAAAACTATGTATTACTGTCACAGAACAGTGATGAgcaagataaaaatcattttcagatTTGTATGATTGAATTTACTAAATATTCAGAAGGTGCACAGTAAAATTATACACGTATATAGGTAGTCGGACGGATATGacagtgaaaaatataaataaataaaattcatgatGATTAAACCAAATTCAGgaaattattgtaattgcaAAATCTCTGTGgagattttgtaaatattttacttgcAGTGGTCATGATGAGATGTTATCATTAACGAGGTGTGACTCTTCATTACTACCGTCTTCCGAAAAAAGAtgagataatataaaataggcCACATCATAATTATTCCAATAGCTAGTATGAGAAGTTATAGCCCATATGTAGTTGTTTGTTATGCCAGAATCTTTCAAAGTGTAATCAATTCGATATGGCAAGACTTCTTCTGGATTCCTTGTCGCATCAACATATTCACCCGTTGCTGCATCTTTGAGATCATCTCGAACATCGCTATCTAAGATTTGAGCACTATCGTTTAAATTCGGATTTGTGAAAGATTTCTTTCTTTGTTCGGCTGCCATCATAATTGTTGGATCTCGTAAATTTACGTCGTCATCTATATCACAGTTGCCAATACTTTCGTTTTTCgaatcaacaaaattttcacATACTACTTCGTCGCCCTTTTCAAACATGTTTATATTCGGtggcaaattttttttaggCGAATTTTCGTAGTACTTTAATTTAGACGCTGAATTATCGTTaatatctgaaatattttgTGGATTAGTATTAGGTAATGGTGATCCTGTTTCCGAGCGTTGCCATGGATGCTTTACATAAGACCAAATCTTCCATGGACCTATAAAACAATAAACGACAAAATAAGCAATGCTAAAAAGTTATATTAAATTGAGGCATTagctattaattattttttaatatcaaaaaatgttaaaacagtactaaattaatataaaacttcaagttaaaattatacttgaacacaatggtaaaaaaaacGGCGACatgattttgttattataaaatcatttaatgaAGATCTGTTAcaattttgttgatttaaatatgagaaaaagccgaaaaatatatgtaaaattaattatgtattattgatatataatgaatgaataataaaaCTGCATTATCATGTGACTAAGCTACGCATCAAAAGCAATTTCAAGACATTCACATTTTCCCAGCaacttattttgtttttgttttagtcACACATTGAAATCCACTTCGACttacagaaaaatataaaaagactgGATATATTTTTTCTCACAATTACACGCAGATTCTGTCGATATTGAAACTTTTGAGTTCTACCACGAGAACGGTTACGCCAATGGTCATAGATAAAAAATAAGACTTCcaaaaacaaattcaaaaatttgttatatataactggaaaaatattgacatttaaTTTGGTTTACATTGGCTAGTATTTACTCCGATTAACACACTTAATCAAAACTTAAATGCTATAACGCAAAAGCATCATATTAAATGGCAATACACACATACGGCTAAAACTAAATCACAACTATTTTACTTATTGTGATCAGGGACCCAAactgttatttttttcgttccggttcggtaaaaaaaaaacatatcggttcagttccggttttcggttctcttgtatatttgaatattagcaAGTGAATGTAAATACACCCACACCGTATATACCTCTCTTTATACGGCTTTTCGATATAACTTATTGTGATCATATaggaatataattaaaatatcaaaggaGAATATTTCCTAGCATGTGCAGCTTGACTTTCTCTAGGCTTATCAACTTTTCATCGGGACCTCCTTTTAGGAACAAAAGTGCGACAACAGTTTAGAAATAATCTAGCAGTTTTTTATTCTAGAAGTATTTgtagtttcaattttgattgaatCGAAATCAATGTTATTTGCTCGCCTTGCAATTTCATCGTGGATTCTTTTAATGACCGTAATGTCTCAATGATGACATTAATTTCGatccatttacatatgttcTGGGAAATAGTACTCCATAttgttttcaactatttttgaaaaaaattctttacataaaaataaagagtttAACTAGCAATTCATTTAGCAATACAGTCTATTGCATTTTcgttaaatttcattataatacaAGGGATTCTAAACTTTTTAACCAAGTGGCAAACTtcacatataattgtatttaaatcggAATCGTAAATAGAATCTTTGATTGCTAATTGTGAAGTATGTGCCACACATTTTATTCTAATgagatgaggtaaataacagtTTTCGGTCCGGTTTCGGTTTTCGTTCCAGCAAAAATAGCAGTTTTTCCGGTTTTCGGTTCGGTTCCCTGATTatgatatttttcttatattttaaaacctaaaaatatattaaaaatgatgaTTATTTACCCTTAGCTGGAGAGTTTTGTGAGCTGGGACTCGTCAGTGGAGCAGCATAATGCGGTGGAATGACTAACGGTGGGTGTTCAGATAACCACCTAGCTACTAAAGGCTCCAACCTACAATGAAAATTAAATcgatcatttaaaatttcatgtatgtatacatatgtacataataatatatgtaagtgcacAACAAACACACCTATACGCAACTGGATCAGATAAATAAAAGATGTTATACAAGCGCGTTTTAAATCCAGTCGGTAAAATTTGAGCCGAACTAGAATTAGCTTGTCGCAATGATAAAAATACACCGAGAGGTGAACCTAAACAGAACACTTGTTGAAGTTGAAACAGCAATCCGCTGCCCTTACTCGGATTAGTTTCCGCGTCctgaaatcaatgaatcaaatacAGTTGCCAATAATGCTGAAATAGATCACAACACGTGTAAGAAACTTACTCTACTGATGCACCGTTCACAGCCAATTTTGTGACCAGTGACAATGTCGTACAGTATGACGCAGCCGAGAGAATGCGCCACTGCACTAAATTGTCCTTTATAATTCGGATTTCTAGCCATGAACATGGTGTAAAGTCTGTTCAACTCTTGGGTCAAATCGTCTTGCacctataaattaaataatctcAAATATTAACATCTAAAAAGACATTTTATATCATACCAAATTGAGCAGATACAAACTTGTTTGCCGTAAACGGGACTCGTATAATACATAACGTCCATGGCAGCATCGTTAATTGCTCGGCGAAGAGCAGGAGCACCGATTGGAGCTGCTGCTTCTAAGAGGGCGGCTGCACTGCCTCTTTCACCAGCTCGCCATCTAGCCGGAAACAATTCAGCACGACCTTTGCCACCTTTACCACCACAATTGGAATACTGTGCAGTTAGCCAGTCACAATTTGTTCGTAAGCTATATATGTAGcatataaaaacattataattacaatcaatgtaaaaagttatatattttttttttattccttttcATATCAGTCATAGTGACGCATTAAGGTAACCTTTAAAGTCACTATggtctaatttaaatttttgaaataaataaatatcaatatgtaCACTAAGCAAGATGTTAAAATTATCAAAACCCACTATCAGTTTTAAGAAGATATTATATCTATCAAAAAAGGTACAAAAAACAACAAAGCTTTCGTTAAGGGAGAGCCCACAACCTTAAGAATGTAAATTTCCTGATTAATCGAATGTCATAGATAAAAATGgaagctatttttttaaatttataataagatatatttattttcctcCACACACACAATGGTGATTATTTTtaagtccacaaaataatttagCCATTTTCATAATTGCCGGCTTATTACATATTCTAAGCTTtgcttttataaataattttaaatatatgtatatgttatagcCCAAGTGTTAACTTCAGTTCGTttgtgaacatactagtttgttaatacacgaactattggttttagttaagagctaacagtcaaaatctatcttcaaatagactcaccaagtGTCGCATAAAACCTGAAACGGTTAACTGTTTAAATTTTTGAGCTATCAAAacttttgagatgtcaaaacacCAAGTATTAAAAGGTAAATCCTATAGAAACTACATTACAACATTGTTTTAATTCTCGTTTCCGCTaatcttaaaaatattgaaacccaggtaagcatatgtatatacgtagagAATAGGACAAAAGATTGCGAATACtaaaacttatgcctaatagtttctacatgaacaaactagttggTTTGTCAAGTTGTTCTTTTATGTACACAGATTGGttagtgtatgaacaaactagtatgttcataaagGAACGAAAAGTACATTTggattgtaacatatacataagtacatgtaaaaacattatatgtattgttttaataaataaatcaatactgaCGCATTTGTGTTTCTTATTATTCTGCCGGAATCCATCTTTTGGCCGATACCGTGTATGACAAATACAACATGTGTTATATCAGGAGGGCGTTCAAGAACGGAAGCTTTATTTTTATAGCCTCGCTTTAACCTGTATCCCGTagctgaaaaaataaatataatttataaaatatacatcatCATTTGTATATagtttaaaacaatgaaaattataatcaatttacATTGATAAAATCCCAATTTCTGAGTGACGCTTCTGACGAGTTGTCTCGGTGCTCCACCCCAGTACAAATATAATTCACACGCAGACAGCCATTCAACGTGAAAGTCCGGGAAATGATGCGAATGTACAGCAACTCCtacattcaaaaatatattaaaaataaataaagaacttTCAACATGATAAATTGTTatcatattgtattgtattactaCCTGGCTGTGGCGTTGGTTGCTCAAAAGCAGTTTTACTTCCCGAGCCATATAGTCGGAGATGTTCCTCTTCAACGACTTCTCCATAGCAACCTTCCAAAGGTTGCCAACTTCCATCGTAAAAGTATAAACCTctataatagtatatatgtaaatcaattgttaaaataaattttacaaaatgtgtaaaaataagagaaagaggaaaaataaattgtatatataaatcacCGTGTTATCGAGCATTGTTCACCAGGCCAGTAAATAGACACACACGTCATCGTTATCAAATTAACTTCATACATGCCTATAATAAAACGTGAAAGTGttatatcaatataataaaacatgtaAAACGAGCAAACTTAAACATGTAAAATTAAGTaaactcatatgtatgtatgtatgttacctCCTCTCACTATAATCGTATTGATATTGTCTATGGGTTGATCATTAATATCacaattttctaattcattttcAGATCTAGAATTTATATCACATTCCTTATGAGCTAATTTCGATCGATCGATATCACATTCTTCCTTTGACTTTTTACTCGGCGATTTATTGAGATCTTCGCTCGCGCCGTTCTTCAGATCTAGTTTGATTTGTAAGTGTTTGAAAGTTGACTTTTCATTTGGCACAATTTTATCAATCTCGACAAAGTCGTCACAATTTACATGTGTACTATTATCAATTTTAGTCTTCAATTCtctgtatttattttctatgaGAAGTGAATCGTATCCGTTGAATTCACACCATACCTTGTCGTCTACAACCTTATAGAACCATCGCAcctgaaaatattcaatataatatatattaacacATCACAATTGTACACTAATCGGTACAAATTATTGCGTCGATGATGCAATTCAGTAGTTTTCAACTGCCGGTCATTTTCCTATCAGTCTACAAAAGCTATCTGTTGAACTCGGTGATGAACGATGCAGAAAATATCGTAAATTAAACCCATAGACGAACTATGAAATCTGTGGTGCTCACAAAAATGTGAAAGTACTGACTTACAATAACAGAATCTTCTCCATGTAGAAGTGAAGTCGTTATTGTGAGGAATGGGGAATTCTATCTTGACAAACTGCAGAATAAGGTAAACAAATTTGTACCCGAGTATTTACTGTGATAATTgatctttgtattgacatagatttgacagtgattcccatattta includes:
- the LOC143921734 gene encoding phospholipase DDHD1-like, producing MNYHKLFSRFYNAGDQQNSAELQRCDNFSGGLPPDESKGLEVGDDIHVDFEYHQRHEEETIVCEIDTSSMPWEISARDQVPVTVEPISSEQVRWFYKVVDDKVWCEFNGYDSLLIENKYRELKTKIDNSTHVNCDDFVEIDKIVPNEKSTFKHLQIKLDLKNGASEDLNKSPSKKSKEECDIDRSKLAHKECDINSRSENELENCDINDQPIDNINTIIVRGGMYEVNLITMTCVSIYWPGEQCSITRGLYFYDGSWQPLEGCYGEVVEEEHLRLYGSGSKTAFEQPTPQPGVAVHSHHFPDFHVEWLSACELYLYWGGAPRQLVRSVTQKLGFYQSTGYRLKRGYKNKASVLERPPDITHVVFVIHGIGQKMDSGRIIRNTNALRTNCDWLTAQYSNCGGKGGKGRAELFPARWRAGERGSAAALLEAAAPIGAPALRRAINDAAMDVMYYTSPVYGKQVQDDLTQELNRLYTMFMARNPNYKGQFSAVAHSLGCVILYDIVTGHKIGCERCISRDAETNPSKGSGLLFQLQQVFCLGSPLGVFLSLRQANSSSAQILPTGFKTRLYNIFYLSDPVAYRLEPLVARWLSEHPPLVIPPHYAAPLTSPSSQNSPAKGPWKIWSYVKHPWQRSETGSPLPNTNPQNISDINDNSASKLKYYENSPKKNLPPNINMFEKGDEVVCENFVDSKNESIGNCDIDDDVNLRDPTIMMAAEQRKKSFTNPNLNDSAQILDSDVRDDLKDAATGEYVDATRNPEEVLPYRIDYTLKDSGITNNYIWAITSHTSYWNNYDVAYFILSHLFSEDGSNEESHLVNDNISS